One part of the Bacteroidota bacterium genome encodes these proteins:
- a CDS encoding T9SS type A sorting domain-containing protein yields MKILFSLSLSLSLSLLLLAFHLPATAQQINNGGLESWQTFTNFEVPDSFYTFDQNIFVGTATTSKTTDAHSGQYAALLQTQAGPTSTNFSGTMSYGSFSAGPVNYFYGWPFAQRPTKLKFWYKYINPGNDTALCGIFLSKWTGLHTSIGSGIFYLSANTPNYTLAEIPVNYTSGVLPDTLSIGFMSSVNANPTSGTMLYIDDISLDYSTALESNPAINAIRVYPNPCSNAMYITIPSPGNHHLTIRDVLGSTVYQKDNYSSQLAIDCSLFNAGVYTIHLENGASTFTGRVLKMD; encoded by the coding sequence ATGAAAATCCTATTCTCCCTCTCCCTCTCCCTCTCCCTCTCCCTCCTCCTCCTCGCCTTCCATCTCCCCGCCACCGCCCAGCAGATCAACAATGGCGGTTTAGAGTCGTGGCAGACATTTACCAATTTCGAGGTGCCGGATTCTTTTTATACGTTTGATCAGAACATTTTTGTTGGAACTGCTACCACCAGCAAAACTACGGATGCGCATTCGGGTCAATATGCGGCATTGCTTCAAACTCAGGCCGGGCCGACTTCTACCAACTTCTCCGGCACGATGAGCTATGGTTCGTTTTCGGCGGGTCCTGTTAATTATTTTTACGGGTGGCCATTTGCACAACGTCCCACAAAATTGAAGTTTTGGTATAAGTACATCAACCCGGGGAATGATACAGCCCTTTGCGGTATATTTTTATCTAAATGGACTGGTTTGCACACTTCCATTGGCTCAGGAATATTCTATCTTTCTGCCAACACTCCTAACTATACCCTCGCAGAAATACCTGTCAACTATACTTCCGGAGTCCTACCGGATACTTTAAGCATTGGATTTATGAGCAGCGTTAATGCTAACCCCACCTCAGGCACCATGCTCTACATTGACGATATCTCGCTCGATTATTCCACGGCACTTGAAAGTAATCCGGCGATAAATGCCATCCGTGTTTATCCTAACCCGTGTAGCAATGCTATGTACATCACCATTCCCTCGCCGGGCAATCATCACTTAACCATTAGAGATGTATTGGGGAGTACCGTTTATCAGAAGGATAACTACAGCAGTCAACTTGCCATAGATTGCAGTCTGTTCAATGCTGGGGTCTACACGATTCATCTTGAAAATGGTGCTTCGACGTTTACAGGAAGGGTGCTGAAGATGGATTAA
- a CDS encoding GNAT family N-acetyltransferase, with protein sequence MITLTRTNSENKDFQRLVIALDKDLAIKNGTMNDFFVQFNKIDLINNVVIAVSNNEAAGCGAMKKYSPSTMEIKRMFVPVEMRGKGIAVAVLTELENWARELGFEKCILETGDKMQEAIGLYKKCGYHIIPNYGQYEKVERSICFEKML encoded by the coding sequence ATGATAACATTAACACGAACGAATTCCGAAAACAAAGATTTCCAACGGCTGGTTATAGCACTCGACAAAGATCTGGCGATAAAAAATGGAACCATGAATGATTTCTTTGTACAATTTAATAAAATCGATTTAATCAATAATGTTGTAATTGCTGTAAGCAACAATGAAGCGGCGGGATGTGGTGCCATGAAAAAGTACAGTCCTTCCACCATGGAAATAAAAAGAATGTTTGTGCCGGTAGAAATGCGTGGCAAAGGAATCGCTGTAGCCGTTTTAACGGAGTTGGAAAATTGGGCAAGAGAATTGGGTTTTGAAAAATGTATTTTAGAGACAGGCGATAAAATGCAGGAAGCCATCGGATTGTATAAAAAGTGTGGGTATCATATCATACCTAATTATGGTCAATATGAGAAGGTAGAGCGTAGTATATGCTTTGAAAAAATGCTATGA
- a CDS encoding transposase, with amino-acid sequence MPYIPHLHHRRSIRLKGYDYSQEGLYFITICQQDRECLFGEIVDGEMLLNDAGKMVDDVWLKIPERFPHVLLHEYIIMPNHFHAILEILGSAPAVRATLVVAPDKAAALGDILGAFKSISTVEYIQGVKKCGWPTFNGKLWQRDFFDHIIRNERSFHRISRYILNNPKNWKGDKFY; translated from the coding sequence ATGCCCTACATTCCACACCTCCATCATCGTAGAAGCATCCGGCTGAAAGGATATGATTATTCGCAAGAGGGATTATATTTCATTACCATCTGCCAGCAGGACAGAGAATGTTTATTCGGCGAGATTGTGGATGGCGAAATGCTATTGAATGATGCCGGAAAAATGGTGGATGATGTATGGCTAAAAATCCCGGAGCGCTTTCCCCATGTGCTCTTGCACGAATACATCATCATGCCCAACCATTTCCACGCCATCCTGGAAATCCTGGGCTCTGCCCCCGCCGTACGGGCAACCCTTGTGGTAGCCCCTGATAAGGCCGCGGCTCTCGGAGACATTTTAGGCGCCTTTAAATCTATTTCAACAGTGGAATATATTCAAGGTGTAAAAAAATGCGGATGGCCCACCTTCAATGGCAAATTATGGCAACGCGATTTTTTTGACCATATCATTCGTAATGAACGATCCTTTCATCGGATATCCAGATACATCCTCAACAATCCCAAAAATTGGAAGGGAGATAAATTTTATTGA
- a CDS encoding SDR family oxidoreductase, with protein MQHYLIIGASGGIGKEIALQLANSGKQVMAIFNKNTPDFVHPNMRFHQLDVLEETISVDDLPEELAGFVYCPGSITLRPFERMKPADFESDYKLQVTGAIKLLQLALPRLKKSSTASIVLFSTVAVQTGLPFHTQVSASKGAIEGLTRALAAEYAPKIRVNCIAPSLTDTPLAASLLNTEQKREANALRHPLKRIGTPEDIANMATFLLSEKSGWMTGQVLHVDGGMSSVKI; from the coding sequence ATGCAGCATTACTTAATTATCGGAGCTTCCGGAGGAATTGGGAAGGAAATAGCACTACAACTCGCCAATTCCGGAAAGCAAGTGATGGCTATCTTTAATAAGAACACTCCGGATTTCGTGCATCCAAATATGCGTTTTCATCAATTGGATGTACTGGAGGAAACCATTTCTGTAGATGATTTGCCGGAGGAATTAGCGGGATTTGTGTATTGTCCGGGGAGTATTACGCTCAGACCGTTCGAAAGAATGAAACCTGCGGATTTTGAATCCGACTATAAACTCCAGGTAACCGGAGCCATCAAACTTCTTCAATTGGCCTTACCTCGTCTGAAGAAATCTTCAACCGCTTCCATTGTTTTATTTTCTACGGTGGCTGTCCAAACCGGCTTGCCTTTTCATACGCAGGTCAGCGCGTCTAAGGGTGCTATCGAAGGCTTGACCCGGGCTTTAGCCGCGGAATATGCTCCGAAGATCAGAGTCAATTGTATTGCACCCTCTTTAACCGATACACCTCTGGCAGCTTCCCTTCTAAATACGGAACAAAAGAGAGAAGCCAATGCCTTGCGCCATCCGCTAAAAAGAATTGGTACTCCTGAAGATATCGCCAATATGGCCACATTTTTACTTTCCGAAAAATCAGGTTGGATGACCGGACAAGTTTTACATGTAGATGGAGGAATGTCTTCCGTCAAAATTTAA
- a CDS encoding methyltransferase domain-containing protein has protein sequence MELKRKPFQGVLNIIRFNWHFYVMAGLVLLAVFFFKNYLPEQIQGFVLLISILAGLSIIISLLTSFYIYDLSNLYQLQWLPTPGNKRILTINAGFDETTEIIKSKFPNCNITACDFYDPSRHTEVSLQRARKAYPSPLNTIQINTDRLPFADNSFDYTLTIFSAHEIRAEQERIDFFNELHRVTSVSGEIFVTEHLRDWNNFFVYTLGFFHFHSRKSWMRTFSQANLKLIREIKSTPFITTFILTKNGNTL, from the coding sequence ATGGAACTGAAACGGAAGCCCTTTCAAGGGGTATTGAATATCATTCGTTTTAATTGGCATTTTTATGTGATGGCCGGATTGGTTTTACTTGCAGTGTTCTTTTTCAAGAATTATTTACCGGAGCAAATTCAGGGTTTTGTATTATTGATTTCAATACTGGCAGGCTTGTCTATCATCATCTCATTGCTCACTTCATTTTATATTTACGACCTATCGAACCTCTACCAACTCCAATGGCTTCCAACACCGGGGAACAAGCGCATCTTAACCATCAATGCAGGCTTTGATGAGACGACAGAAATTATTAAAAGCAAATTTCCAAATTGTAACATCACGGCATGTGATTTTTATGACCCTTCCAGACATACCGAAGTATCCCTTCAGAGAGCAAGAAAAGCTTATCCATCTCCACTGAATACCATTCAAATTAATACAGACCGGCTTCCCTTTGCGGATAATTCCTTCGATTATACTTTGACGATCTTTTCTGCACATGAAATCAGAGCTGAGCAAGAGCGGATAGATTTTTTTAATGAGTTGCATCGGGTGACCAGCGTCTCGGGAGAAATATTCGTGACGGAACATCTGAGAGATTGGAATAATTTCTTCGTTTATACACTTGGTTTTTTTCATTTTCATTCCAGGAAAAGCTGGATGCGCACTTTTAGTCAGGCTAACCTGAAATTAATTCGTGAAATAAAGTCCACCCCATTTATCACCACATTTATACTTACCAAAAATGGAAATACACTATAA
- a CDS encoding helix-turn-helix transcriptional regulator: MTPHLLLVKNMVCHRCVLAVEDILTRNHIPFLKVIFGEIHLVNKPDTRQKEILSKALENIGFELIDNHMSGLIEKIKQYVIRKARNEESSEEKKINLSNYLSNHLNYEYTHLSSLFSSVEGRTIENLYIEQRIEKAKELLIYGTLTLSEIAFELNYSSTAHLSSQFKKVTGLTPSYFKKVGALKRKALDKI, from the coding sequence ATGACGCCTCATCTTCTTCTTGTTAAAAACATGGTCTGCCATCGTTGTGTTCTGGCAGTTGAAGATATTTTAACAAGAAATCATATCCCTTTTCTAAAGGTAATTTTTGGAGAAATTCATTTAGTAAATAAACCGGATACCCGGCAAAAGGAGATCCTTTCCAAAGCTCTTGAAAATATCGGGTTTGAATTGATCGATAACCATATGAGCGGGTTGATCGAAAAAATTAAACAGTATGTTATCCGGAAGGCCAGAAACGAAGAGAGTAGCGAAGAAAAAAAAATAAACCTTTCGAATTACCTTTCTAATCATCTGAATTATGAATACACCCACCTCAGCAGTTTGTTCTCATCAGTAGAAGGACGTACAATAGAGAACCTGTACATCGAGCAGCGGATTGAAAAAGCAAAGGAATTGCTGATCTACGGTACATTGACATTATCTGAAATTGCTTTTGAACTGAATTATAGCAGTACAGCGCATCTTTCCAGTCAGTTTAAAAAGGTAACAGGTCTTACACCTTCATATTTCAAAAAGGTAGGTGCTTTAAAACGTAAAGCGTTGGATAAGATTTAA
- a CDS encoding DoxX-like family protein — protein MTASHKHSAITLLIATVWLANGLLCKVLHLVPRHEQIVARILGEEYSKPLTVFIGVLEIGMAIWILTKYKSTLNAMVQILIVATMNGLEFSLVPDLLLWGRFNLVFALLFIGMIYYNEFVLMKKLIQQRIQ, from the coding sequence TTGACAGCAAGCCATAAACATAGCGCCATCACCCTTTTAATTGCGACAGTTTGGCTCGCGAATGGACTTTTATGTAAAGTGCTTCATCTTGTCCCTCGACATGAGCAAATTGTTGCAAGAATTTTAGGAGAGGAATATTCAAAACCATTGACGGTCTTCATCGGTGTTTTAGAAATTGGAATGGCGATATGGATTTTGACAAAGTACAAATCGACATTGAATGCGATGGTTCAAATACTAATTGTCGCGACGATGAATGGTTTAGAATTTAGTTTGGTTCCGGACCTGCTGTTATGGGGACGGTTCAATTTAGTTTTCGCTTTACTGTTTATTGGAATGATCTATTACAATGAATTTGTTTTGATGAAGAAATTAATTCAACAACGCATACAATGA
- a CDS encoding DUF2071 domain-containing protein yields the protein MKCLKNHPFAVDAFFERSLVLTFAVPKEQLQHLIPECLELDTFHEKWGFIAVAMVQTKDLRPAGFPKFMGNDFFLIGYRIFVRFTGKDGKSKRGLYIIKSETNKKKMEFFGNIFTHYNYTTTDIHQRTEGNSRIISSLKSNFQIAIEQTTGEVHLPDHSPFTDWKEARRFAGPLPFTFTYNAEDKNILIIEGVRQNWKPEPVKVSNYRFEFLEALHLKEIALANAFEIENVPYYWKKGVLEKWN from the coding sequence ATGAAGTGCTTAAAGAATCACCCCTTCGCCGTGGATGCATTTTTTGAGCGTTCACTCGTGCTGACATTTGCGGTTCCTAAAGAACAATTGCAACACCTGATACCTGAATGCCTGGAATTGGATACCTTTCATGAGAAATGGGGGTTTATTGCAGTAGCCATGGTGCAGACAAAGGATTTACGTCCGGCAGGATTTCCAAAATTTATGGGCAACGATTTCTTTTTGATCGGCTATCGGATTTTTGTACGCTTCACCGGCAAGGATGGAAAATCAAAAAGAGGATTATACATCATTAAATCCGAAACCAACAAAAAGAAAATGGAGTTCTTCGGAAATATATTTACCCATTACAATTATACCACTACCGATATTCATCAGCGTACCGAAGGAAATTCGCGAATCATCTCCTCACTAAAGTCAAATTTTCAAATAGCGATAGAACAAACTACAGGAGAAGTCCATCTTCCTGATCACTCGCCCTTCACCGATTGGAAAGAAGCCCGAAGATTTGCCGGACCATTGCCCTTTACTTTTACTTACAATGCAGAGGATAAAAACATATTGATCATAGAAGGTGTACGGCAGAATTGGAAACCGGAACCGGTTAAAGTCAGCAATTACCGCTTTGAATTTTTAGAGGCACTACATCTGAAGGAGATCGCACTCGCCAACGCGTTTGAAATTGAGAATGTCCCCTACTACTGGAAAAAAGGTGTACTGGAAAAATGGAACTGA
- a CDS encoding Fic family protein, which yields MAKTTFSIQVTSFHGRTVPEKGKIVGYGAIIESMRLPVPIPDTLALIQEKINKYNINGWRVFSPAYQPEESLYKQLVFALKYEGINLLVFKALFKKLSKKEIKALLQIEPSGMYSRKIWFLYEWLMNAEIDSNVDLKKKTYVPLLDEKIQFTISGIESPRHRIINNLPGTVDFCPLIFKTEKLNERIAGNLSEQQNNYLKKVHKDVLQRASSFLLLKDSKASFTIEGENPPNARAARWGKAIGQAGGKPLSTEELNRLQQIVIENGRFMEMGFRKKGGFVGEHDRTTGEPIPEHVSARWQDIDQLITGLLKTNELLESEDDFDAVLAAALIAFGFVFIHPFEDGNGRLHRYIIHHVLATKKFTQQGVIFPVSASILDKIDDYRRVLESYSHPLLDHIKWKETPDHNVEVLNETIDLYRYYDATKQAEFLYDCTEDTIKRVIPEEVNYLIQYDAFKKYMDNQFEMPDKLIATLVRFLQQHKGVFSKRGKEKEFNRLTEKEVLKIEKAFKEIFTTE from the coding sequence ATGGCGAAAACCACGTTTTCTATTCAAGTTACCAGCTTCCATGGCCGAACAGTACCTGAAAAAGGTAAAATAGTTGGCTATGGAGCGATAATAGAAAGCATGCGTTTACCGGTACCCATACCCGATACCTTAGCTTTAATTCAGGAGAAAATTAATAAATACAATATAAACGGTTGGCGCGTTTTTTCTCCGGCTTATCAGCCTGAAGAAAGCTTATATAAGCAGTTAGTTTTTGCACTTAAGTACGAGGGAATAAATCTGTTGGTTTTTAAAGCCTTATTTAAAAAGCTTTCTAAAAAAGAAATTAAAGCACTTTTACAAATTGAACCATCGGGGATGTATAGCCGCAAAATTTGGTTTTTATATGAGTGGTTAATGAATGCTGAAATTGATTCAAATGTAGATTTAAAAAAGAAAACATATGTACCCCTGCTTGACGAAAAAATTCAATTTACTATCAGCGGAATTGAATCTCCTCGTCATCGCATCATCAATAATTTACCGGGCACGGTAGATTTTTGTCCCCTGATTTTTAAAACCGAGAAATTAAATGAACGTATAGCAGGTAATTTATCCGAACAACAAAACAATTATTTAAAAAAGGTGCATAAGGATGTGTTGCAAAGAGCTTCCTCATTTTTACTATTAAAAGATTCAAAAGCATCCTTTACCATTGAAGGGGAGAACCCGCCAAACGCAAGAGCTGCCCGCTGGGGAAAAGCCATTGGACAGGCAGGAGGCAAACCCTTAAGCACCGAAGAGCTGAACCGCCTGCAACAAATAGTTATTGAAAACGGACGCTTTATGGAAATGGGCTTCCGAAAAAAGGGAGGCTTTGTAGGGGAGCACGACAGAACAACAGGCGAACCCATTCCGGAGCATGTTTCAGCCAGATGGCAGGATATTGATCAACTCATCACCGGTTTATTAAAAACGAACGAATTATTAGAATCAGAAGATGATTTTGATGCCGTATTGGCAGCAGCCTTGATTGCATTCGGCTTTGTTTTTATCCATCCTTTTGAAGATGGTAATGGCCGGTTGCATCGCTACATTATCCATCACGTGCTTGCAACCAAAAAATTTACGCAACAAGGTGTTATTTTTCCTGTCTCCGCTTCTATACTTGATAAAATAGATGATTACAGAAGAGTATTGGAATCGTATTCTCACCCGCTGCTTGATCATATAAAATGGAAAGAAACCCCCGATCATAATGTAGAAGTATTAAATGAAACGATTGATCTGTACAGATACTATGATGCCACCAAACAGGCTGAGTTTTTATACGATTGTACGGAAGACACCATTAAAAGAGTTATTCCGGAAGAGGTAAATTATTTGATCCAATACGATGCATTTAAAAAGTACATGGATAACCAATTTGAAATGCCGGATAAATTGATCGCCACATTGGTTCGTTTTTTACAGCAGCATAAAGGTGTTTTTTCGAAAAGGGGCAAAGAAAAAGAGTTTAATAGGTTAACCGAAAAGGAAGTACTTAAAATAGAAAAAGCATTTAAAGAAATTTTTACAACTGAATAG
- the creD gene encoding cell envelope integrity protein CreD, whose amino-acid sequence MTNIPSFFERANIWLKQSITIRLFTIGILILLLLIPVSMVESLIREREGRQSEAMVEVSSKWGGQQTITGLLLTVPYKTYAKVYEGEKTDKFKLVESREYAHFLPEELNISGEISPEVRYRGIYEVIVYNSKIKLNGKFSPPGFEEWKIDNNDVIWEDAFISLGLSDLRSIQENISVNWNDKQYYFNPGIESNDVISTGISSRLPVQHSDSSDTQMKFSLDLNFNGSTSLNFIPLGKMTKVDIKSKWENPSFIGAFLPDNRVIDHSGFSANWKILHLNRPYPQSFKGAVQGINESSFGVNLIVPVDEYQKSMRSAKYAVMFITLTFLIFFFVQILNGVKIHPIQYIIVGLALCVFYTLLIALSEHIAFKFSYLISSLSIISMITLYAKTIFNDKKLTTLIGGILSILYLFIFSIIQMEDYALLMGSIGLFIVLATIMYLSRKINWYAIKTKGEDNSSSTTV is encoded by the coding sequence ATGACAAACATCCCCTCATTTTTCGAACGAGCAAATATCTGGCTCAAGCAATCCATCACCATCAGATTGTTCACCATTGGAATACTCATTCTACTATTATTGATTCCGGTTTCTATGGTAGAAAGTCTGATCCGGGAGCGGGAAGGCCGACAATCGGAAGCCATGGTGGAAGTAAGTTCTAAATGGGGTGGACAACAAACCATCACAGGGTTGTTGCTTACGGTTCCCTATAAGACCTATGCTAAGGTCTATGAAGGAGAGAAGACGGATAAATTTAAATTGGTAGAATCCAGAGAGTACGCACACTTTTTGCCGGAAGAGCTGAATATAAGCGGGGAGATTTCACCGGAAGTGAGATACCGTGGGATTTATGAGGTGATCGTATACAATTCAAAAATAAAATTGAATGGAAAATTCTCTCCTCCGGGTTTTGAAGAATGGAAAATCGACAACAATGATGTGATATGGGAAGATGCCTTCATCTCATTAGGTCTTTCGGATTTAAGAAGTATTCAGGAAAATATTTCGGTGAACTGGAATGATAAGCAGTATTATTTCAATCCCGGCATTGAATCAAATGACGTCATTTCAACCGGTATCAGCTCTCGTCTTCCTGTTCAGCATTCAGATTCCTCAGACACTCAAATGAAATTTTCGCTGGATCTGAATTTTAACGGGAGTACCAGTCTTAATTTTATTCCATTGGGGAAGATGACAAAAGTGGATATAAAATCGAAATGGGAGAATCCGAGTTTTATAGGGGCCTTTCTTCCTGACAACAGAGTAATTGATCATTCCGGATTCTCTGCCAATTGGAAGATACTTCATCTTAATCGACCCTATCCGCAAAGTTTTAAAGGCGCGGTACAGGGAATTAATGAATCTTCTTTTGGCGTAAATCTGATCGTACCGGTGGATGAGTATCAGAAAAGTATGCGTTCAGCAAAATATGCAGTTATGTTCATTACGCTCACTTTTTTGATTTTCTTTTTTGTACAAATTTTGAATGGAGTAAAAATTCATCCCATTCAGTATATTATTGTGGGTCTCGCACTATGTGTTTTCTATACCTTGTTAATTGCATTATCAGAACACATTGCGTTTAAGTTTAGTTATCTGATCTCGAGTCTTTCCATCATTAGTATGATTACACTTTATGCGAAGACCATTTTCAACGATAAAAAACTAACGACACTGATTGGTGGGATACTGTCTATTCTCTATCTGTTTATATTTTCAATTATACAGATGGAAGACTATGCCTTGTTAATGGGTAGCATTGGTTTATTTATCGTATTGGCAACCATTATGTATTTATCAAGGAAAATCAACTGGTATGCGATAAAGACGAAAGGCGAAGATAATTCCTCTTCCACCACTGTATAG
- a CDS encoding NfeD family protein, translating to MEIFENLEPLLKSFWFVAIPASLIFVIQTVMTFMGTDSSDGLSADFDGDLSGGDAPFQLFSLRNLINFLLGFSWTGISLYTAIPNKPVLIIIAFFVGALFVFLFFIIIRQVQKLAEDNSFKIANTLNKTAEVYLTIPENKKGKGKIMVSVKGAFHELDAMTEKDRIQSGSIVKVVKIENNNILIVETI from the coding sequence ATGGAAATATTCGAAAACTTAGAACCCTTGCTCAAATCCTTTTGGTTTGTAGCAATTCCGGCCAGTTTAATTTTTGTCATTCAAACAGTTATGACCTTTATGGGGACAGACTCTTCCGATGGATTGAGTGCCGATTTTGATGGGGACCTGAGTGGAGGCGATGCGCCCTTCCAACTCTTTTCCTTGAGGAACCTGATAAATTTTCTTCTGGGGTTTAGTTGGACAGGCATTTCGCTTTATACTGCCATTCCTAACAAACCGGTACTCATCATTATTGCATTTTTTGTGGGAGCTTTATTTGTCTTTTTGTTTTTTATCATCATTCGACAAGTACAAAAGTTAGCGGAAGATAATTCTTTTAAAATCGCAAACACATTAAATAAAACAGCCGAAGTTTATTTGACCATTCCTGAAAACAAAAAGGGTAAAGGAAAAATAATGGTAAGCGTTAAAGGGGCATTTCATGAATTGGATGCTATGACTGAAAAAGATAGAATACAATCGGGTTCAATAGTAAAAGTTGTAAAAATCGAAAATAACAATATCCTCATCGTAGAAACAATCTAA
- a CDS encoding flotillin family protein, whose translation MTPIFIIVVAVVVVFVTISALISRYKRCPSDKILVIYGRTGGTSARCVHGGGAFIWPVIQDFAFLDLKPLSIEANLTNALSRQNIRVDVPCRFTIAISTEPDSMNTAAERLLGLSSEQIQELAKDILFGQLRLVIATMTIEEINSDRDKFLDNISKNVDSELKKIGLKLINVNVTDIKDESGYIEALGKEAAAKAINEAKISVAEQEKIGETGKALADREKDTQIAETHRDRDVKIAITQKDKEISIATAVKDETIGKAEAQRDTRVKTSEANAIAIKGENEARIAIAQSEANRREKEAEALRIALASEKVQQARALEESYLAEQKAELARSERERSTQIANIVVPAEIAKQRAIIEAQAAAETIRENAKGEADAIYAKMEAEAKGLFEILTKQAEGYKEVVAAAGGDPNKAFQLLLIEKLPELVKTQVEAVKNIKIDKITVWDSGNGQSENGNSSTANFVAGMMKTVPPLNDLFNMAGLNLPAYLKGPDDEKTTGKSENKKEDPGTIK comes from the coding sequence ATGACCCCCATATTCATTATTGTCGTTGCAGTAGTAGTTGTTTTCGTTACCATATCAGCATTAATTTCCAGGTATAAACGTTGTCCTTCCGATAAAATATTAGTCATCTATGGACGAACAGGTGGTACCTCCGCACGATGTGTCCACGGCGGCGGTGCTTTTATCTGGCCCGTGATTCAGGATTTTGCATTCCTCGATTTAAAACCCTTATCGATTGAAGCCAATTTGACCAATGCATTGAGTCGTCAGAATATACGGGTGGATGTCCCCTGTCGATTTACTATTGCAATTTCTACAGAGCCGGACAGTATGAATACTGCTGCCGAAAGGTTGCTGGGTTTATCGTCAGAGCAAATTCAGGAGCTGGCAAAGGATATTTTATTTGGTCAGTTGCGTTTGGTTATTGCTACCATGACCATTGAAGAAATCAATTCGGACCGTGATAAATTTCTGGATAACATTTCGAAAAATGTCGACAGTGAGCTGAAGAAGATCGGTTTGAAATTGATCAACGTGAATGTCACAGATATTAAGGATGAGTCGGGGTATATTGAAGCGTTGGGTAAAGAAGCCGCGGCAAAGGCGATCAATGAAGCCAAGATAAGTGTGGCGGAACAAGAGAAAATCGGGGAAACCGGAAAGGCATTGGCCGATCGGGAAAAGGATACACAGATTGCTGAAACGCATAGAGACAGAGATGTAAAAATTGCCATTACTCAAAAAGACAAGGAGATCAGCATTGCTACTGCGGTAAAAGATGAAACCATTGGTAAAGCCGAAGCACAGCGGGATACACGGGTGAAAACATCTGAAGCCAATGCCATCGCCATCAAAGGAGAAAATGAAGCAAGAATCGCCATTGCACAATCAGAAGCCAATCGAAGAGAGAAGGAAGCGGAAGCGTTGAGAATTGCATTGGCATCCGAAAAAGTGCAACAGGCAAGAGCTTTGGAAGAATCCTATCTGGCAGAGCAAAAAGCAGAATTGGCCCGTTCGGAGAGAGAACGCTCCACGCAGATTGCCAATATCGTTGTGCCTGCTGAGATAGCCAAACAGCGAGCTATCATTGAAGCACAGGCTGCTGCGGAAACGATCAGAGAAAATGCAAAGGGGGAAGCAGATGCTATCTATGCAAAGATGGAGGCTGAGGCAAAAGGATTATTTGAAATCCTCACGAAACAAGCAGAAGGATATAAGGAAGTAGTTGCAGCTGCAGGAGGGGATCCAAACAAAGCCTTCCAATTATTGCTGATTGAGAAATTACCGGAACTGGTGAAGACGCAAGTGGAAGCAGTGAAGAATATTAAAATTGATAAGATTACCGTTTGGGATTCAGGAAACGGTCAAAGTGAGAATGGCAATTCTTCTACTGCAAATTTTGTTGCCGGTATGATGAAAACTGTTCCACCGCTCAACGACTTGTTTAATATGGCGGGATTGAACTTACCTGCCTATTTAAAAGGTCCTGACGATGAAAAAACTACCGGAAAATCAGAGAATAAAAAAGAAGATCCCGGCACCATCAAATAA